TTCCTTTCAAACCTTCACTTCATCACCGACCTTTAAAACGATTGATCTCTATGGAAGAACGGCGCCCGATAGGCATGCTCGTCTAGGCGCAGAAGTCGCGGGCAAAATTGTCAGATTGAATGTTGTTAAGGGGGATATGGTTAAAGCAGGACAAGCCATTGCCCAGATAGATAAGGGTGATTTGGAGATTCAACTTGAGCGAGCCTCAGCTTTATATCGCTTGAAGCAGAAAGAGTTTAAAGCGGCGCAATCACTGAAGAAAAGAGGGCTGCAAGGCGAAATCGCCTACACCACAGCAGAGGCTTCGTTAACAGAAGCAAAAGCCATGATGCGCAATGCGGAGTTGGCTTTAAAGAATACGGTAATTACTTCCCCGTTCTCTGGTGTGGTTCAAGATTTGATGGTGGAGCTTGGTGACTTTGTTGGGGTTGGCGATCCGGTCGCGGGCGTGATTGACCTCGATCCTCTGGTCATCGAAGCCGATGTGAGTGAACGTCATATCCAGCATTTGTTAGTTAATCAGTCTACCTTGGTTCGCTTGCTGGGAAGAGAAGAAGCGGAAGGCCGTTTACGTTATGTTTCTCGAATCTCTTCTGCCTCAACCAATACCTTCCCAATTGAGATTGAAATCGATAACTCCGATGGCCTGTTACCTGCTGGTGTCAGTGCCGAAGTAACCCTCAATCTAGAAACGAGAGACGCTATCAAAGTGACACCTGCCAT
This region of Vibrio sp. BS-M-Sm-2 genomic DNA includes:
- a CDS encoding efflux RND transporter periplasmic adaptor subunit, with product MPTLFPNSPLFQKLKQPWLVSLTLVVLLSIWLGLGVGQAEESPEKKATEIPLAKVSFQTFTSSPTFKTIDLYGRTAPDRHARLGAEVAGKIVRLNVVKGDMVKAGQAIAQIDKGDLEIQLERASALYRLKQKEFKAAQSLKKRGLQGEIAYTTAEASLTEAKAMMRNAELALKNTVITSPFSGVVQDLMVELGDFVGVGDPVAGVIDLDPLVIEADVSERHIQHLLVNQSTLVRLLGREEAEGRLRYVSRISSASTNTFPIEIEIDNSDGLLPAGVSAEVTLNLETRDAIKVTPAMLALDEAGNLGVKTLVSIDDSPIVKFVGIQLVKAEQDGVWLTGLGQRVDIITVGQGFVRDGDPVIAVEQGAELSNVTAE